The following is a genomic window from Parabacteroides sp. FAFU027.
TCTTTTTCTTTATCTTGTTCCTGAGAATTCATTTCTAAATTATATAGGTGCTAAAATGCAAAAACCGTAACTGATAAAAATCAATTACGGTTTATTTGTTTCCAGTGATCCCGGCGGGATTCGAACCCACGACCCACAGCTTAGAAGGCTGTTGCTCTATCCAGCTGAGCTACGAGACCATCCTTGGTTTTGCGGGTGCAAAGATAGAAGTTTATTTCCTTATTTCCTAATACCGGATAAATAAAAATGCCTTCTATCGTGCTAAACCGCATTTAAACCGTTATTCTTTTTCCCGAAGAGCAGCAGCTTTCCGGATTTTACTATGTTTTCTTCCGTAAGTAAAGTAAATCGTGAAGCCAATAAGCATCCATGCTATCAGACGAATCCAGGTATCTTTGGGCAATGATGCCATTTGCAATAAACAGACCAAAGCACCTAATATCGGAACAACAGGTACCAATGGCGTCTTGAAAGAACGGGGAACATCGGGCTCTGTTTTGCGCAAAATAATAATCCCGATACAAACAATCACAAATGCCAGCAAGGTACCGATTGAAACCAATTCGCCCAGCAGGCCAATAGGGAACAAACCGGCAAAAAGAGCAGCAAATGTGCCGGTAACAATTGTTGTAATATGAGGTGTTTTGAATTTCGGATGTGTTTTGGCAAAACTTTTCCATAAGAGACCATCGTGAGCCATGGAATAAAAGACGCGCGACTGTCCAAGCAAAAGGACCAACACAACGGAGCTTAATCCAGCTATTGCTCCAATTTTCACCAATGGACGAAGCCACATCAAAGCAGGTCCTGCCGTATCAATAGCCAATGCGATTGGAGCCGGAACATTCAGATCATGATAATCCACAATACCTGTTAGCACTAAGCTAACGCAAATATAGAGAACGGTACAAATCCCCAACGAGGCCAGGATTCCGATAGGCATATCGCGTTTGGGGTTTTTCGCTTCCTGAGAAGTAGTCGAAACAGCATCAAAACCAATATAGGCAAAGAAAATAACTCCTGCTCCTGTCAAAATCCCAGACCATCCATAATGTCCCCAGGTACCGGTATTTGCAGGAATAAACGGAGTCCAGTGTGCGACATTGATATGAGAGATTCCAAATCCAATGAAGAGCAGAATAACAGCCACTTTAATCAAAACAATCACATTATTGAATCTCGCCGATTCCTTGATGCCAACAACGAGTAGTGTTGACATTAATCCGACAATAAATACAGCCGGGAAATTGATTAATGCTCCTGTATGATGCCATCCCTGTGCATCGAATGTAAAGGGACTCTGGCTGATAATTTCCGGCAGTGGCAAACCTACGTCTTTCAAAAAACTTACCACATAGCCGCTCCAGCCCACAGCAACGGTAGCTGAGCCGAACAGATATTCCAGAATCAGGTCCCATCCGATAATCCATGCGATAAATTCACCCATCGTAGCATATCCGTAAGTGTATGCACTTCCTGCAATAGGAATCATGGAGGCAAACTCAGCGTAACACAAACCGGCCAATGCACAGCCAATGGCTGACAAAATAAAGGAAATGACCAACGATGGTCCGGCATGGAGTGCAGCAGCAGTTCCGGTTATTACAAAAATACCGGCACCGATTACCCCTCCTACTCCCAACAGCGTGAGATGCCAGGCATCCAGGTTCTTTTTCAATCCATGATGATTATTTTCTACCTCTTCAAAAATGGACGACAAACTCTTTCGTACAAATAGTTTCTTCATTAGTATTCTTATTATCCTGATTTCTTAGAATTTAGTATTTCCTTCAAAAATAGAGCTTTTTGCTTAAACGAAGTGATTGTTCTGAAGAAAAAGTTTAGTATCTCGCCATTCAATGATAAATTGCTACTTTTGTTACCGCCAAAGCTATCTATTATTGAATTATCTTGCACACATATTCCTATCCGGAGACAACCGACAACGACAAGTCGGTAACTTTATCGGCGACTTTGTTAAAGGGAGACAGCTGGAAAGGTTTCCTGATGAGATCCGTTATGGCATAAGGCTTCACCGACAGATTGACAGCTATACCGATAATCATCCGGTAGTGCGTGATACGGTAGTAATGCTTCGTCCTGAATTCGGGCGATATTCCGGGATTTTGCTGGATATGTATTTCGACCATTTCCTGGCACTTCATTTCGGGAAATATTCCGATAACCGTTCGCTATCTCTGTTTTCAGCTAACTTCTACTACGCGATGATTCGCAACTATACACATTTGCCCGAACGTGTAAAGGGATTTATCTGGCATTTTATCTCTACCAATAGGCTTTGCCGCTATTCAACAGTCAGTGGATTACGTAATTCGCTGGAAATTATGGCGAATTATAAAACGTCCGCCATTCAACCGGAAAAGACAATTGACTTTTTACAACGCCATTTTCCTGAATTGGAAGAACGGTTCCATGACTTCTTTCCTGATCTGATGCAATATGTTGAAAAGTCAGAACAGGAAAGTTGGTAAATGCTCACATCTTCATAAAAGAAAAGCGCCGGACAATGACTTGCCGACGCTGTGATTGGTTAATAAAAAGCGAAAGGTTAGAATCTGTATTTGTAGGATAAATCGAATGACAAAAAACTCTCCGGATTCGCCACCTGAATCTCTTTGTCCAGCCTTATCCCGCCATCCAGTGAAGAGCGTTTATTAAACCTGTAACTGGTACCCAAACAATATCGCAGGTTGTTGATATATGCACCACCTTGTGCATTAAGATAAACAAATGGTTCAAAAGAAAAATAAGGCTTCAATGGCGACGCAAAGAGTTTGTACTCCAACTGCAATCGATTCCGGAATGAGAGTTTCGGATTCACTTTATAAGAACCTAATGATTCATCCCGCCAGGTAGAAAGCATTCTTGTTCTAAATGATATCCCTAACTGGTTATATTCAGTCTCTGCCGACAAATCAGCTCCTAACCGGTATTGGCTGTCAAACAATGTAGATTTGTTCTCCTTGCGTATAAACGTTCCAAAAAGGCCCGCTTTACAGACTTTGCGAAAAAAGCTGTATTCAACGCCTATTTGTGTAGCAGAACGATACAAATTGGAGGCCTGGTCATTGAGACGAAATTCCTGGGAAAGCCCTACATTGAATTTCTTTGTAACCTTCTTATTCAGCTCGACTCCAAGAGCAGTTCCCCAATCAAAATCCTGAGCCTGACACACCCATCCGTTAACCAACAGGAAGAGAAGCGAAAGTGAATATTTGAAAGCTTTAGCCAGCTTTTCGTTAGCCATTATATTCACCTAGTTTAGTAATGTTTTCAATCGTGCAGGGCTCTTCTCCATTGAGGTCGTAATGCACCTTCACGAATGCAATATCACGCAGGAAGTCAATATGTCCAATCTCTACACTAAGGACTTTTAGTCCTGTTCTTTTCGCTATATCAGCAATCATTTCCTCCCTTTTATCCACTGTTATCAGGTGAATTTTATCGTATAGAATCAACTTGGAAGGTGTGATTTTCAAAAACTTAGTACTTTCCAGCGCCCAAACAGCCAGAATAAAGAAGAGATTCGTTGCAATCAATTCCATATAACTTACACTTGTCGCCAAACCATTGATAACAGAAACACCAATGATAATAAACAGGTAGGTCATTTCGCGAATAGGAACAGATTCCGTCCGGTATTTTATGACTCCAAAAATGGCAAAAAGCCCCAGGGTAAGTCCTATCTGAATCTTCACATTATCCATCAGATAAATAAGAAGAAACATGGTGATGCTGAACATAAACAGAGTAAAATAATAATCACGTCGTTTCCCTTTACGGAAATAAAGGCAATGAATAAGTATGGCACTTACTAAAAGATTGAATCCGAAACGGATAGTCAACATCCAGAAAGCATTCGAATCGAAAAAAGGATTGCCGAAAAGTTCCATTCCGGTGATATTACTATATCCTTCACCGTATTGTTGAGCAATAGAAGGGTCAAAATCAGGAAATTTTTCTGCTAAAAACATGCGTTGGTTAGTTTGTTGATGAATACTAGTTTTCTTTTAAACTGGTTGTGTTTTGCGTTGGGATTTGTCAGCACAGTGCCAAGACAATATTTACTGATACTTACCGGTCGTATTCTCAATTCGGAAAGAATACTCAGAATAGGAGAATCAGCATCTCCATCAGACTTAATTTCAATGATGACTAGTTTATCAGCCGATTCTTTGATATGAGTTTTACAATTACAAAATCGAATATGAAAGTCGATGGTAAGCCGCTC
Proteins encoded in this region:
- a CDS encoding DUF2490 domain-containing protein; translated protein: MANEKLAKAFKYSLSLLFLLVNGWVCQAQDFDWGTALGVELNKKVTKKFNVGLSQEFRLNDQASNLYRSATQIGVEYSFFRKVCKAGLFGTFIRKENKSTLFDSQYRLGADLSAETEYNQLGISFRTRMLSTWRDESLGSYKVNPKLSFRNRLQLEYKLFASPLKPYFSFEPFVYLNAQGGAYINNLRYCLGTSYRFNKRSSLDGGIRLDKEIQVANPESFLSFDLSYKYRF
- a CDS encoding DUF4956 domain-containing protein; this translates as MFLAEKFPDFDPSIAQQYGEGYSNITGMELFGNPFFDSNAFWMLTIRFGFNLLVSAILIHCLYFRKGKRRDYYFTLFMFSITMFLLIYLMDNVKIQIGLTLGLFAIFGVIKYRTESVPIREMTYLFIIIGVSVINGLATSVSYMELIATNLFFILAVWALESTKFLKITPSKLILYDKIHLITVDKREEMIADIAKRTGLKVLSVEIGHIDFLRDIAFVKVHYDLNGEEPCTIENITKLGEYNG
- a CDS encoding ACP phosphodiesterase, whose protein sequence is MNYLAHIFLSGDNRQRQVGNFIGDFVKGRQLERFPDEIRYGIRLHRQIDSYTDNHPVVRDTVVMLRPEFGRYSGILLDMYFDHFLALHFGKYSDNRSLSLFSANFYYAMIRNYTHLPERVKGFIWHFISTNRLCRYSTVSGLRNSLEIMANYKTSAIQPEKTIDFLQRHFPELEERFHDFFPDLMQYVEKSEQESW
- a CDS encoding amino acid permease codes for the protein MKKLFVRKSLSSIFEEVENNHHGLKKNLDAWHLTLLGVGGVIGAGIFVITGTAAALHAGPSLVISFILSAIGCALAGLCYAEFASMIPIAGSAYTYGYATMGEFIAWIIGWDLILEYLFGSATVAVGWSGYVVSFLKDVGLPLPEIISQSPFTFDAQGWHHTGALINFPAVFIVGLMSTLLVVGIKESARFNNVIVLIKVAVILLFIGFGISHINVAHWTPFIPANTGTWGHYGWSGILTGAGVIFFAYIGFDAVSTTSQEAKNPKRDMPIGILASLGICTVLYICVSLVLTGIVDYHDLNVPAPIALAIDTAGPALMWLRPLVKIGAIAGLSSVVLVLLLGQSRVFYSMAHDGLLWKSFAKTHPKFKTPHITTIVTGTFAALFAGLFPIGLLGELVSIGTLLAFVIVCIGIIILRKTEPDVPRSFKTPLVPVVPILGALVCLLQMASLPKDTWIRLIAWMLIGFTIYFTYGRKHSKIRKAAALREKE